In Leptospira perdikensis, the following are encoded in one genomic region:
- a CDS encoding PP2C family protein-serine/threonine phosphatase, with amino-acid sequence MNKKRILRAIVPGIRTKLSFFTAILVISILAITSSLHYNQQQKALEDKLESELKTPLEYINSVVLDLENLTRSLVMIEEFKVRVKGKKKELSRFKRTIVSKETGLLGSLKDFGKSLGLNLKRNNVYRSVDTYFTRYLSEKEIDDFEDKVKAELRKENGAPIDPSTYKYIKGFAEKTALARINVERAKIRLIEIEEELQSLESELLTEDLNLKRKKTLIADKLAIITERKLNEKIIPENERKSLNYETLLTKALQNFFRGSYKDHITSIGLMPDKIRIFAYDRMGKETLDTGLLFPESSGTGKKLLKQSDYLENKRILFSEKNVMSLVKENYLPTSYEVGGRQYEVVFRPVFRNPKTAERAKLITELLSDDENSYLEFFAEDLKISEQLREVVLKLKYRVTELRKEGKVKPGADPIYRSLADSYRGLIKKRELKFQELMPNKSAFELRMKNWNEDYSALVEKKKQIAKEIVEWEEKLKSPPKKGETVFTLEEIQEKIRNLEALLEETNDQIQRVAISKDDWSSFKEAKLNDAIHGIRDAALEDFVFMPFQTGPSSLMRYYKNEEEREIQAIKHKQFREWILSGNSETVLPKLKGKFSFSDSGILVRSRTEAEEMMWNLDETPILLSKENVSGLVYELLQKDLLGFNVIIIDRTEGYRQIKKNREEQIRYASVIAIVGILLAYLLAWFFVRKIKIISKKTEEIEKGNLDVSFPKAGYDEIGILSESLNDMVHGLKEREEMKGELVAAEEIQKRLLPGNLPTSLEDKIELAAFYKAMTGVGGDYYDFIELNDGKLAFCIGDVSNHGVGPAIVMALFRAQIRSIFRKGERNLKKILLEVNGSLYEDTPDHIFVTFFLGVFDPEKSSVEYISAGHVKPMFYDASTNKIHELPAGGLPLGMDENSFFESTIERKVIILDSGDLFFQYTDGLDEARSIEGDFFGKPKIAKQLLANGGEHANDLVKNMVLELEKHTSQNLSQPGMSTLSDDIAMIVIRKK; translated from the coding sequence TTGAATAAAAAAAGAATACTACGGGCGATTGTTCCGGGCATCAGAACTAAGTTAAGTTTTTTTACAGCCATCCTTGTGATTTCGATTTTAGCGATTACTTCATCGTTACATTATAACCAACAGCAAAAAGCGCTGGAAGATAAACTAGAATCGGAACTAAAAACTCCATTGGAATATATCAATTCTGTTGTTTTGGATTTGGAAAATTTAACTCGAAGCCTTGTGATGATTGAAGAATTTAAGGTAAGGGTCAAAGGGAAAAAGAAAGAATTGAGTCGTTTTAAACGAACGATTGTTAGTAAAGAAACTGGATTACTAGGTTCATTGAAAGATTTTGGTAAATCTCTTGGACTCAATCTGAAAAGAAATAATGTATATCGATCCGTGGATACTTATTTTACTCGATATCTTTCCGAGAAAGAAATCGATGATTTTGAAGACAAGGTAAAGGCTGAACTGCGCAAAGAAAATGGGGCGCCGATTGATCCTTCAACATATAAATATATAAAAGGTTTTGCCGAGAAAACAGCCCTAGCTCGAATCAATGTAGAACGGGCCAAAATACGTCTGATTGAGATAGAAGAAGAGTTACAATCACTCGAATCTGAGTTATTGACGGAGGACCTAAACCTCAAAAGAAAAAAAACTTTGATAGCCGATAAATTAGCCATCATCACTGAACGTAAGTTAAATGAAAAAATTATTCCAGAAAATGAAAGAAAATCTTTAAATTACGAAACGCTTTTAACAAAGGCATTACAAAACTTTTTTAGAGGATCTTATAAAGATCATATTACCTCTATTGGTTTGATGCCTGATAAAATTCGAATATTTGCTTATGACAGAATGGGTAAAGAAACCTTAGATACCGGATTATTATTTCCTGAATCCTCAGGAACTGGCAAAAAACTTCTAAAACAATCGGATTATTTGGAAAACAAAAGGATTTTGTTTTCTGAAAAAAACGTGATGAGTTTAGTAAAGGAAAATTATTTACCTACTAGTTATGAAGTTGGTGGTAGGCAATATGAAGTTGTTTTTCGACCCGTATTTAGAAATCCAAAAACTGCAGAACGCGCAAAGTTAATTACCGAGTTACTTTCTGACGATGAGAATAGTTATTTGGAATTTTTCGCAGAGGATTTGAAAATTTCAGAACAACTTAGGGAAGTTGTTTTAAAATTAAAATATAGAGTCACCGAACTTCGAAAAGAAGGTAAGGTGAAACCAGGTGCTGACCCAATTTATCGTAGCCTTGCCGATTCCTATCGAGGGTTAATTAAGAAACGTGAATTGAAATTTCAAGAATTAATGCCAAATAAATCGGCATTCGAGTTGCGTATGAAAAATTGGAATGAAGATTATTCCGCACTCGTTGAGAAGAAAAAACAAATCGCAAAAGAAATAGTCGAATGGGAAGAAAAATTAAAATCCCCACCAAAAAAGGGAGAAACTGTTTTTACACTCGAAGAGATCCAAGAAAAAATCAGAAATCTTGAAGCATTACTTGAAGAAACTAATGATCAGATTCAAAGAGTTGCGATTAGTAAAGATGACTGGTCATCTTTTAAAGAAGCGAAATTGAATGATGCAATCCATGGAATTCGGGATGCAGCTCTAGAAGATTTTGTATTCATGCCATTTCAAACGGGTCCGTCAAGTTTGATGCGTTATTACAAGAATGAAGAGGAAAGGGAAATCCAAGCTATCAAACATAAACAATTTAGGGAATGGATTCTCTCTGGAAATTCAGAAACCGTATTACCAAAACTCAAAGGAAAATTTTCGTTTTCTGATTCAGGGATTCTCGTACGGAGCAGAACGGAAGCAGAAGAAATGATGTGGAATTTGGACGAAACTCCAATTCTTCTTTCTAAAGAAAATGTTTCTGGTTTGGTTTATGAATTACTACAAAAAGATTTGCTTGGATTCAATGTCATCATCATTGATCGAACAGAAGGTTATCGGCAAATCAAAAAGAATAGGGAAGAACAAATTCGTTATGCAAGTGTCATCGCTATCGTGGGCATTCTTCTTGCTTACCTACTTGCTTGGTTCTTTGTTCGGAAAATAAAAATTATCAGCAAAAAAACGGAAGAAATTGAAAAAGGAAATTTAGATGTTTCGTTTCCAAAAGCGGGTTACGATGAAATTGGGATTCTTAGTGAGTCATTAAATGATATGGTGCATGGCCTTAAAGAACGAGAAGAGATGAAAGGTGAGCTCGTTGCAGCAGAAGAAATTCAGAAACGCCTGTTACCTGGTAATCTACCGACAAGTTTAGAAGATAAAATTGAACTTGCAGCTTTTTATAAAGCGATGACAGGTGTAGGTGGCGATTATTATGATTTTATTGAACTCAATGATGGGAAACTTGCGTTCTGCATTGGTGATGTATCCAACCATGGGGTTGGGCCTGCGATTGTTATGGCGTTATTTCGTGCTCAGATCCGTTCCATTTTTCGAAAAGGAGAACGAAATCTTAAAAAGATTCTTCTCGAAGTGAATGGGAGTTTGTATGAAGATACACCCGATCATATCTTTGTGACATTTTTTTTAGGAGTTTTTGATCCGGAAAAATCTTCAGTAGAATACATTTCCGCAGGCCACGTAAAACCAATGTTTTATGATGCGTCTACCAATAAAATTCATGAATTACCAGCAGGAGGTTTGCCTTTAGGGATGGATGAAAATTCGTTTTTTGAATCTACTATCGAAAGAAAAGTCATTATATTGGATTCGGGTGACCTCTTTTTTCAATATACAGATGGGTTGGATGAAGCTAGAAGTATCGAAGGAGATTTTTTTGGTAAACCAAAAATCGCTAAACAACTATTGGCAAATGGAGGTGAACATGCAAACGACCTGGTAAAGAATATGGTTCTTGAATTGGAAAAACATACATCTCAAAATTTATCACAACCAGGTATGTCTACACTCTCCGATGATATCGCAATGATTGTGATCCGGAAAAAATAA